CTCTGACCAAGCGTACTGCAAAAGGCCCTTCGCCAAATTTATTGATCCAGCTGGATCGACCTTTAACCAGGCTGAACATCATGGCGCGTTCTCCGTTCACGGTGTCGGTCCAGGTGCAGTCTGCGCAGCCCTTTTCAAATTCCTCGGGGATAAAGATTTCATTGTTGCCAAAGTCCCGGTTGCTGAATTCCTTATTGTAAATCGTTTTAACGTCCTCCAGAGTTGGCACTCGCCAGTCATTGAAGCCTCCCACTTGCGATCCACTTTGCTCCTCTGCAAACTTTCTGGCTTTTTCAAGGTGCATCCATTTTCCGGTGACTTGTCGGGAATCTTTTTTTAGCCAGGTCAGGCCTGAAATGGAATCGGTGATGGTATCGTTTTGATTGTCGATGAATTGAGTCATTAGAACCTCATGAAGAAAATACGTTTAGAAAATCAATCTGTCCGGGAGTCAGCGGAGCTGACGTTTTAGCGAATACCCCAAGAATCGTCTTGAAAAATCGGCAGAAGCCGCTCGTCATGAAAGGCGGGAACGGAGGAGACAAGCGCCTTCTCATGGCGTTCGGCTTCTGCCTTTAGACCAGCCACAGGGTGGGCTTGTATATTAGATAAGAATAGCAGAGTTGG
This window of the Candidatus Nitrohelix vancouverensis genome carries:
- a CDS encoding DUF1566 domain-containing protein; translation: MTQFIDNQNDTITDSISGLTWLKKDSRQVTGKWMHLEKARKFAEEQSGSQVGGFNDWRVPTLEDVKTIYNKEFSNRDFGNNEIFIPEEFEKGCADCTWTDTVNGERAMMFSLVKGRSSWINKFGEGPFAVRLVRGERKS